The following nucleotide sequence is from uncultured Methanobrevibacter sp..
TGCGCGGGTATCGGCTCGAAAATATTAACATTCCACTCAACAAGGGGTATGTTAAAAAATCGAGAATCCCCAACTTCTTAAAAGTTGGCGGAAGTTCAATTTTAAAGTAATACAAATGACTGTCACATTCACAATCTGAGCATCCAAAGCCTTCGATATTGCTTGTTTTTGATGATATGTGCTGTGATAGTTCACATTCTATTTTCTTTTCTGATTCGTTGTAGATTATATCGGTGATTTCGGATTTTTTCAAAAGGTAGTCTACATGCCAATGCATCTTTTTTTTGTTGCTTAAATGTCTTTTAAGCCTTGATTCAAGTCCGTTCATTGCTGAACCTACATAGACATAATATCCCTTTTTGAAATCTAGTCTTCCAAGTTTTCCAATTTTGATTTTTGTTGTTTCATCATTTTTAATTACAAGACAGTAAACATCCCTTCATGGTAATCATTGTATTTTTTGCATTCAATTAATAATTTTAATTGGTGATGTTAAATAATTATCAGTTTTGGCATAATTGATGATTATATCAATCGTTGATTCAATTATTTGCCATCAAAAATTTTATTAGTTTTTTAAATCTAAATTATATTATGATTTTCAAACTTAAAAGCAAGGGTCATAAAAATGTCACATCCCTTCACAAGTCAACATTTGAAGTAACTAAGGATGCTGAAATCGGACCTACTGCAGATTGTATTATCGGCACTGGTGCCGATCAATCCATGCTGAACTTTCCAGAGGAGTTTAAAGAAAAGATAGCTGATTCAAATACTAAAATAACTGTAATTTTGGACACTGAAAATGGTCATGATGAAATCAATGGTTTCGGTCATGAAAACTTGACTCTGACCCATCCGACTGACATCGTGTGCCGTACCAGTGATTTTACATGTTCACGTACATTGATGATTAGGGCGGACAAGGCAGCACGTGATTTGGATAAGGATCTGATTGAAGATTTAAAAAATGAAAAGATTATGGAAGTCACCATAAAATTGGCCTAAAATAGTTAAGTTTATATAAGTTAAAAAATATAATCATTAATAACTACTTTTGTTTTTATGCGGGGGTGGTCGAGCGGTCAAAGGCGCTAGGTTGAGGGCCTAGTGGGTCAGTCCCTTCGCGGGTTCAAGTCCCGTCCCCCGCACCATTTATATAAATTTTTTTTTAGAAATAATTTTTATATTCCATAACTCAATAATATATTATTATGAATCAATTTGCTCGGAAATTTTTTAAAAATAACCTAATTTTATTCGCATCGATTTTTCTAGTGATAATGACACTTTCAGCAGTTAGCGCTAATGAAAATGGCACAGATGAATCTAATGGCACTGACATTCCATGTTTTAATGAACTGTCAGATAAAATCAACCATACTGAGGACACAATTACATTAGATTCAGATTATGAATATAAAAACGGCACAGATAAGGAAATAGTCATTTCCAAGCCTGTGACAATAGACGGTGCAGGACACACAATCGATGCTAAGAAGTCATCAAGAATATTCAACGTAACAGCGGACAATGTTGTTATAAAGAACATTCGATTTGTCAATGGAAACGCCTTGGGAAACTATTTCAGGTCTGATGTCGGAGGCGGCGCCATTTACTGGAGCGGTGCAAACGGCATTTTGGAAAACTGCACATTCATCAACAACACAGGCAGGGGAATCGAGGATGATCCCTTCGACAAGGAAGAAACCATAGTCAATGAGGACGGTTCCATAATTCACATTTATCGCGTAAGACCTATGGGAGCTCGTATCAATCAGGGAGGAGCTATACTATGGGCAGGTGATGGGGGAACCGTTGCAAATTGCAGCTTCAACAACAATGATGTCGGTTATCCCAATGGTGGCGGTGCAATCTCCTGGAGAGGTAATGACGGTAAGATTATAGGCTCTTCATTTGTGGACAATGGAGGATGGACAGGTTCAGCCGTTGAATGGAGAGGCGCAAACGGATTTATATTTTCATCAAAATTCATGAACTGGGGCATAAGCGACAATGGAATTTTCTGGGCAGGTGAAAACGGAACCATTAGAAATTCAATTTTAATGTCTCCTGATGGGAGAAGGGTTGTTAACAGTTATTCAGACAGTTTGGATGCAAATTATAACTATTGGGGAGATTCAATCAATAATCCCGATCAATATCTAAAGCCTGATGATGTCCAATACTGGTATGTGAGTGCAGATAATGTGTCTGACTTTGATGACTTGGAGCTGAACAGTTCATTCGTATTGGTGAAAAGCACCGAAAGGCCTTTTGAAAAAATCATCTCAAAGAATTTGGAAGTTTACTACAACTCCAACGGCAAGTTCAGGATTCAGGTTTATGACAAGCATGGGAAGTTGGCGATTTTTGAGGATGTTAAATTTTATATCAACAACCATGAATATTACGCCATGACTGATGATAATGGAATTGCAACATTAAAGATCAAAGAAAAGCCTGGAAAATACACAGTCTTTTCACAGTGCGGTGATGTCATTGTCAAAAACAAGATTACAGTCAAAAGCGTATTGATAACTAAAAACTTATCAAAAAAGGTTAAGAAATCCGCTAAATTCAAGGTTAAAGTGTTAAACTCCAAGGGAAAAGCCTATAAAAATCAAGTTGTCAAAATCAAGTTCAAGGGCAAGACCTATAAAATCAAAACAAACAAAATGGGTATTGCAACATTCAAGGTTTCAAAAAAATTGAAGGTCGGAAAATATATCATCAAGACAACTTATAATGGCTTAACAAATTCAAATAAAATTGTAGTTAAAAAATAACTACTTTTATCCTCTTTTTTTTCAAATTAATAATTATTTATTTATAACATCTAAACCAAAGATTATATTAATAAACTATTTATGGTGATAATTTATGAAAGCTGTAATTCCAGCAGCAGGTTTCGGAACAAGATTCTTGCCTGCTACTAAAGCGCAACCTAAGGAAATGTTGCCAGTTTATGATAAACCAACAATCCAATACGTTATTGAAGAGGCAGTTGCTTCAGGAATTGACGATATCTTGATTGTGACTGGTAGAAACAAAAGATCAATTGAAGACCATTTCGACAAATCTTTTGAACTTGAACAGACTCTGCAAAGTGCGGGAAAAGATGACCGTTTAAGACAAGTGCGCGCCATTACTGATTTGGCGGATATTTGTTATGTAAGACAAAAAGAGCAAAAAGGGCTTGGAGATGCAATTTACTGTGCTAAAAAGCATATAGGTGGAGAGCCATTTGCTGTGCTTTTAGGAGATTCAATTACAAAAGGACCGGTTCCTTGTACCAAACAGTTGATGGATGTTTATGAAAAGTATGAAGCATCAGCAATTTCCCTTGAAGAGGTTCCAAGAGAAAAGGTTGAAAGATATGGAATCATTAAAGGAAATGAGGTAGAAAATAACGTTTACAATATTGAAAAACTTGTTGAAAAACCGCTGGCTCATCAGGCTCCATCCAACCTTGCCATAATGGGTCGTTATGTATTGACACCGGATATTTTCGACAAAATCGATGAAACTGTTCCTGGTGTGGGAGGAGAAATCCAGCTGACCGATGCATTGTCCAAATTGGATTCCATTTATGGTGTGACATTTGAAGGAAAAACCTATGACATCGGTAACAGGTTTGAATGGCTTAAAACCTCAATTGAATTTGCAATGGATGATCCTGAATCTAAAGATGACCTAATTGAGTACATGAAGGAAATGATTAGAGAAGCCTAGATGGAAACTCAAGGAATATTGGTATCCTGGCTGTAGAACGGTGGAGGATGCTGTGAAAACCTCTGGAAAACCAATGTGGTCATAAGACGATAATATGCAATACAGAATAATCAAAAAAACAGGCGATGAGGTCTCTTCCCTGGGTTATGGTGCAATGAGACTGCCTTTGAAGAACGGAAAGATTGACAGACAAAAGGCTTCCGAACTTATTTATCATGCAATTGATAATGGGGTCAATTTTATAGACACCGCATATCTCTATGGGGATAGCGAGAAGTTTTTAGGTGAGATACTGCAGGGTGAGTACAGAGATAAGGTTAAGATATGTACCAAACTTCCTTCAATTCATGTTAGAAAGTATGAGGATATGGAATACTTTCTGGATGAACAGCTGAAAAGACTTCAAACCGACTGTATAGATTATTACCTTGTTCATTCCGTTGATTTGAAAACCGTCAACAAACTGCTCAAGAAAGGCTTGATTGAATTTTTAAACAAGGCCAAAAGTGAGGGCAAGGTCAAGCATGTAGGATTTTCATATCATGGTGTCAAGGAGGAATTTGACCTTCTCATTGACGGTTATGATTGGGATGTTGTAATGGTGCAGTACAACTATTTTGATGAAAATGTTCAGGCAAGCGTTGAAGGCATTGAATATGCAGCTTCAAAGGGCATGGGTGTTTTTGTAATGGAGCCTTTAAAGGGCGGAATTCTTGCAGGAAAAATGCCTAAGGAAGCTGAAGAAATATTTGCCAAAGCGGATTCAAATAAAACAACTGCACAATGGGCAATGCAATGGGTTTTGAACAACCGAAATGTCAGCTGTGTCTTTTCGGGGATGAATTCCATGGACCAGTTGGATGACAATTTGGCCGTTGCCGATACAACCTCTCCGATGTCAATGACATTTGAGGAACTGGAAACTGTTGAACTGGTTAAAAGGGTCATGAAAAATGCCTTGAAAATCAACTGTTCGACCTGCGGATACTGCATGCCATGCCCTCGTGGTGTAAATATTCCGGAATGCTTAAAGATTTACAATGAAAAGTATTTGTTTGACCATAAGGGTTTTATAAATGAATCATTCATGGATTATTACCAGTATGTCGGAGGAATTATGGGTAAGGCAGGAAATGCCGGTTTGTGCAATGGATGTGGAAAGTGCCTTAGAAAATGTCCACAGAAACTGGATATAATTTCCGAGCTTAAGAAGGTCAAAAAGGAATTTGAATTGCCTGGTTTGAAATATATTCTGCCTGTTGCAAAGTCAATTGGAATTCCTGCATATTCATATATTGTAAAGCTTTTAAATCGTTGAAATTAATAAGTAAAAATTATATGCTTCAAAAAAATAATATTTATTTGGTGAAAAAATGAAATTGGAAGAATTAATAGCACCGTGTCCAAAATGCGGTTCAAAAGATAAGGTAGCTCACAGAAAAATGTTAGACAATCACAGGGCTCATGCGGAAATGGACACTGTTAAATGTGAAGAATGCGGATACATATTCTTCGTAAATGAAAATATGGATCCTGATGAGAAAAAACAACTATTAAATGAACTAAACAAGATACACGGTTAAAATGACATTTCATGTAATGATTATCCCTACACTTAATTGTCCATCAAATTGTAAATATTGTTGGGGATCTGAAAATAAGAAAGAAATGATGGATTTTGAAATAATAGATCAAATTGTTGAATGGTTAAGTGATTTTAGAGATGATAAGGTTCACTTCACTTTCCACGGTGGGGAACCTCTCCTTGCAGGTTATGACTTTTATAAATATTCCCTGGAAAAATTATCAACATTGGAAAATCTGGAAGGGTTTTCACTTCAAAGCAACATCTGGCTTTTAACAGAGGAGATGATTGACCTCTTTTTGGAGTATGGTGTTGTTGTAAGTACAAGTATCGACGGACCAAAGGAAATCAACGATTATCAGAGGGGAGTAGGTTATTTCGACAAGACAATGAAGAATTATGAACTCGCTAAAAGCAAGGGACTAATCATTAATTTTGTTTTAACTGTAACTGATTATTCAAAGGATTTCTCCGATGAATTGTATGAATTCTTTAAGGGAGAAAAGATGAACCTGAAAATCCATGCTGCATTGCCTTCACTTAGAGGGGATAATGCCGATCCGTGGGCACTTGACCAGGAAGAGCATGGAAAGCTCCTCATAGAATGGCTGGATAAATACCTATATGATTTGGATAAGTTTACAATCATGGATCTGGACCATATCTGCAAATCTTCCCTGAGAAGACGTGGAACATTATGTACCTTTGCAGACTGTATTGGAACAACTTTGGCTGTAGGCTCAGACGGTTCGATATATCCTTGTTACCGTTTTGTTGGAATGCCTGAATATGTATTGGGTAATGTCGCAACCAATCCTAGTTTTGATGATTTAAAACAGTCTGATGCATGGGCAAAACTCATGGAATTCAGAGAATATGTTGATGAAAACTGCAAAAAATGCAGGTATGTCAAATATTGCGAAGGAGGCTGTCCTTATAATGCAATTGTTGCATATCAGACTCCGCAGGCGGTTGACCCTCAATGTACCGCTTATAAGATGATTTTCGGTGAGGTTTCCAAAAGGATGAATAAGGAATTTGCAAAATCCGCATTTGGTATGGGTGCGCCTGCTGCCAGAAAAGAGGGAGACCCGTTCAGCATTATGGATTTGGCAATGAAATGATTAAATTGTGATATTATGATTTGTGATGACTGTGAACATTTGGAATTTAGAAACAAATACAAAATAATCTGTAAGATGCATGATGGGCTACTGTTGGATGTCAAACAGTGTATGAATTTCAAACCTTCTAAAAAAGAATAGTTTTGCTATTCTATCTTTTTTTTATAATTTTTTTTTACAGCTATTTTTTTTAAAATTTTTTTCAGTAATACTGAGTATATAAATGAATTCAAAAAAAGTAATAAAATTTATATGCTATTTTTTACATATGATATAATAGTAATACTGAGTATTTAAATAAATTAAAAAAAAGTAATACTTTCCATTCTAAAATAATTATCAAAAGAAGGTGTAAATGTGATTGATGAAATAACCGATTTTCTGTTTGGCTTGAAAATGACTATTCTCTCAGGTATATTTCTATTGATTGCTGTAATATTTATGATATTTGGAATTAACACTCCTGTTTACTTAAATCCTGCATGGGGAACAGTAATTATAAGTGGAATTCCAATGTTACTTCTTGCAATGACAAGACTGATCCGTGAAAAATGGATTTCATCTGCGCTACTGATTGCAATTGCAATGGTGGCGTCACTTTTTATAGGTGAAATATTTGCCGCAGGTGAAGTTGCATGGATTATGGCATTAGGTGCCCTTTTGGAGGACTGGACAGTTGAAAGGGCTAAAAAAGGTTTAAGAAATTTAATTAATTTGACTCCACAAACCGGAAGAAGGATTGTGGATGGTGTAGAAGAAATCGTTCCGGTAGATGATATAAAAATAGGAGATACATTAAGAATCCTTCCAGGTGAAAACGTACCTGTCGACGGTGAGATAGTTAAGGGTACAACATCTCTTGACCAGTCAATCATGACTGGTGAATCATTGCCAATAGATAAGGAAGTGGGTGATGATGTATTTTGTGGAACAATGAACATGTACGGAGCTATTGACATTAAGGCAACCAGTTTAGATGAAAACTCTTCACTTCAAAAGCTGATTGATCTTGTAAAGGCCGCTGATGAAAAGCAGGCTCCAACCCAAAGGATTGCCGATAAATGGGCAACATGGTTGGTTCCAGTTGCATTGATTATTGCAATTGCTGCATGGTTGATTACTGGAAATATTGAGCGTGGAGTGACCGTTCTGGTTGTATTCTGTCCATGTGCATTGATTCTTGCAACACCAACTGCAATCATGGCTGCAATCGGTCAGGCAACAAAATATGGGGTACTGATTAAGTCAGGTGAGGCCCTGGAGACACTGGGTGGACTTAATACTATAGTGTTTGATAAGACTGGAACATTAACTTACGGTAATTTAGAAGTTTCTGATGTTATCTCTTTAAAAGATGATTTGACTGAAGTTGACTTGCTTAAACTCACAGCATCCTGTGAAAAGTTAAGTGAACATCCATTGGCTAAAGCTGTTGTTAATAATGCAAAAGAACTTAAAATAGATATTGAAGAACCAAAAGATTTTAAGATGTATCCTGGAAAGGGTGTTTCATGTAAAAATTCTTATGGTCAGATATATGCAGGTAACTCCAAATTTATCAAAGAAAATAATATTGAAGTAAATGTTGATGACAGTTTAAGTCAACTGAAAAACGAAGGTAAAGCTTCAATAATCGTTGCATTAGATGGTGAGGTTGTTGGATTGATCGGATTATCTGATGTGATACGTGAAGATTCCAAAAGCATGATTGAAAGTTTACATGAATTGGGAACTGACTGTATATTGCTCACAGGAGATAACCCAGAAACTGCTAATTACTTCGCTTCCCAGGTTGGAATAAGCAAGGTTCACGGTAACCTGCTGCCACAGGAAAAACTCGACTGGATTGAAAAACTCAAAAATGAAGACAAGCAGGTATGTATGATTGGTGATGGTGTTAATGATGCACCAGCTCTTAAAACAGCCAATGTGAGTGTTGCAATGGGATCTATGGGAAGTGATGTGGCAATTGAAGCTGCAGACATTG
It contains:
- a CDS encoding aldo/keto reductase produces the protein MQYRIIKKTGDEVSSLGYGAMRLPLKNGKIDRQKASELIYHAIDNGVNFIDTAYLYGDSEKFLGEILQGEYRDKVKICTKLPSIHVRKYEDMEYFLDEQLKRLQTDCIDYYLVHSVDLKTVNKLLKKGLIEFLNKAKSEGKVKHVGFSYHGVKEEFDLLIDGYDWDVVMVQYNYFDENVQASVEGIEYAASKGMGVFVMEPLKGGILAGKMPKEAEEIFAKADSNKTTAQWAMQWVLNNRNVSCVFSGMNSMDQLDDNLAVADTTSPMSMTFEELETVELVKRVMKNALKINCSTCGYCMPCPRGVNIPECLKIYNEKYLFDHKGFINESFMDYYQYVGGIMGKAGNAGLCNGCGKCLRKCPQKLDIISELKKVKKEFELPGLKYILPVAKSIGIPAYSYIVKLLNR
- a CDS encoding DUF123 domain-containing protein, translated to MKNDETTKIKIGKLGRLDFKKGYYVYVGSAMNGLESRLKRHLSNKKKMHWHVDYLLKKSEITDIIYNESEKKIECELSQHISSKTSNIEGFGCSDCECDSHLYYFKIELPPTFKKLGILDFLTYPLLSGMLIFSSRYPR
- a CDS encoding cation-translocating P-type ATPase gives rise to the protein MIDEITDFLFGLKMTILSGIFLLIAVIFMIFGINTPVYLNPAWGTVIISGIPMLLLAMTRLIREKWISSALLIAIAMVASLFIGEIFAAGEVAWIMALGALLEDWTVERAKKGLRNLINLTPQTGRRIVDGVEEIVPVDDIKIGDTLRILPGENVPVDGEIVKGTTSLDQSIMTGESLPIDKEVGDDVFCGTMNMYGAIDIKATSLDENSSLQKLIDLVKAADEKQAPTQRIADKWATWLVPVALIIAIAAWLITGNIERGVTVLVVFCPCALILATPTAIMAAIGQATKYGVLIKSGEALETLGGLNTIVFDKTGTLTYGNLEVSDVISLKDDLTEVDLLKLTASCEKLSEHPLAKAVVNNAKELKIDIEEPKDFKMYPGKGVSCKNSYGQIYAGNSKFIKENNIEVNVDDSLSQLKNEGKASIIVALDGEVVGLIGLSDVIREDSKSMIESLHELGTDCILLTGDNPETANYFASQVGISKVHGNLLPQEKLDWIEKLKNEDKQVCMIGDGVNDAPALKTANVSVAMGSMGSDVAIEAADIALLGDDIGKIPYLKKLSNSTLFTIKANIAMSMTINAVAIICSVLGLLNPVTGAIVHNAGSCLVVLNAALLYDRHFDDSIKKIDSQNVEHSHYHFHNDGEHSHSHEGITILDEIETENGIKHMHAHKHELNRQSCEPYHN
- the galU gene encoding UTP--glucose-1-phosphate uridylyltransferase GalU, with amino-acid sequence MKAVIPAAGFGTRFLPATKAQPKEMLPVYDKPTIQYVIEEAVASGIDDILIVTGRNKRSIEDHFDKSFELEQTLQSAGKDDRLRQVRAITDLADICYVRQKEQKGLGDAIYCAKKHIGGEPFAVLLGDSITKGPVPCTKQLMDVYEKYEASAISLEEVPREKVERYGIIKGNEVENNVYNIEKLVEKPLAHQAPSNLAIMGRYVLTPDIFDKIDETVPGVGGEIQLTDALSKLDSIYGVTFEGKTYDIGNRFEWLKTSIEFAMDDPESKDDLIEYMKEMIREA
- a CDS encoding TIGR04165 family Cys-rich peptide, which encodes MKLEELIAPCPKCGSKDKVAHRKMLDNHRAHAEMDTVKCEECGYIFFVNENMDPDEKKQLLNELNKIHG
- a CDS encoding DUF371 domain-containing protein, with amino-acid sequence MIFKLKSKGHKNVTSLHKSTFEVTKDAEIGPTADCIIGTGADQSMLNFPEEFKEKIADSNTKITVILDTENGHDEINGFGHENLTLTHPTDIVCRTSDFTCSRTLMIRADKAARDLDKDLIEDLKNEKIMEVTIKLA
- a CDS encoding TIGR04083 family peptide-modifying radical SAM enzyme; its protein translation is MTFHVMIIPTLNCPSNCKYCWGSENKKEMMDFEIIDQIVEWLSDFRDDKVHFTFHGGEPLLAGYDFYKYSLEKLSTLENLEGFSLQSNIWLLTEEMIDLFLEYGVVVSTSIDGPKEINDYQRGVGYFDKTMKNYELAKSKGLIINFVLTVTDYSKDFSDELYEFFKGEKMNLKIHAALPSLRGDNADPWALDQEEHGKLLIEWLDKYLYDLDKFTIMDLDHICKSSLRRRGTLCTFADCIGTTLAVGSDGSIYPCYRFVGMPEYVLGNVATNPSFDDLKQSDAWAKLMEFREYVDENCKKCRYVKYCEGGCPYNAIVAYQTPQAVDPQCTAYKMIFGEVSKRMNKEFAKSAFGMGAPAARKEGDPFSIMDLAMK
- a CDS encoding pectate lyase-like adhesive domain-containing protein, with amino-acid sequence MTLSAVSANENGTDESNGTDIPCFNELSDKINHTEDTITLDSDYEYKNGTDKEIVISKPVTIDGAGHTIDAKKSSRIFNVTADNVVIKNIRFVNGNALGNYFRSDVGGGAIYWSGANGILENCTFINNTGRGIEDDPFDKEETIVNEDGSIIHIYRVRPMGARINQGGAILWAGDGGTVANCSFNNNDVGYPNGGGAISWRGNDGKIIGSSFVDNGGWTGSAVEWRGANGFIFSSKFMNWGISDNGIFWAGENGTIRNSILMSPDGRRVVNSYSDSLDANYNYWGDSINNPDQYLKPDDVQYWYVSADNVSDFDDLELNSSFVLVKSTERPFEKIISKNLEVYYNSNGKFRIQVYDKHGKLAIFEDVKFYINNHEYYAMTDDNGIATLKIKEKPGKYTVFSQCGDVIVKNKITVKSVLITKNLSKKVKKSAKFKVKVLNSKGKAYKNQVVKIKFKGKTYKIKTNKMGIATFKVSKKLKVGKYIIKTTYNGLTNSNKIVVKK